One genomic region from Sander lucioperca isolate FBNREF2018 chromosome 3, SLUC_FBN_1.2, whole genome shotgun sequence encodes:
- the tipin gene encoding TIMELESS-interacting protein codes for MENGLFDIPDYDNIEDESFPPLPPPHSPGQGGQEDGNPFENGDEDGDVSKLADVPAAKRKGVKRPQPKLDSQRLSSERGLPALRTLFDNVHFKGKGHEAQDLRLLMHKMENWAHRLYPKLQFEDFIDKVERLGNKKEVQTCLKRIRLDMPLTHEDFMGGEEQAAPEAHVFGDPDPFNGASFNDLQAPVHSTPAPAAPPTPPSPAAPSPAPPSLTEEQRRRMELNRQRALEKRLARQQQQQQTDPSDSQTADSSTSADERTSVSSANALHNSKDRDVEVEDFELEPASSSTQQQQQQEAIQLPHTDSEPPAESPPCEKEEETSLGQVHQPSNECEERD; via the exons ATGGAAAACGGCCTGTTTGACATTCCTGACTACGACAACATAGAGGATGAATCTTTCCCTCCCCTCCCACCGCCTCACTCCCCGGGCCAGGGAGGGCAGGAGGACGGGAACCCTTTTGAAAATG GGGACGAAGACGGTGATGTGTCCAAGCTGGCGGATGTCCCTGCTGCTAAAAGGAAAGGAGTGAAGAGGCCGCAACCCAAGCTGGACTCTCAGAG GCTGAGTTCAGAAAGAGGACTTCCAGCTCTGCGAACACTGTTTGATAATGTCCATTTCAAAGGCAAAGGGCACGAG GCTCAGGATTTGCGGCTGCTGATGCACAAGATGGAGAACTGGGCCCACAGGTTGTACCCCAAGCTGCAGTTTGAAGATTTTATTGACAAAGTGGAGAGGCTCGGCAACAAGAAGGAAGTGCAG ACCTGTCTCAAACGGATACGGCTGGACATGCCCCTGACACACGAAGACTTTATGGGTG GCGAAGAACAAGCAGCTCCTGAAGCGCATGTCTTTGGGGATCCAGATCCGTTTAACGGAGCCAGCTTTAATGACCTGCAAGCTCCGGTCCACTCCACCCCGGCTCCAGCTGCTCCACCCACTCCACCTTCCCCAGCTGCTCCCTCCCCCGCTCCCCCCTCCCTGACCGAGGAGCAGCGTAGACGCATGGAGCTGAACAGACAGCGCGCTCTGGAGAAGAGGCTCGcccgccagcagcagcagcagcaaacag ATCCGTCAGACTCCCAGACTGCTGACTCGTCCACGTCAGCAGACGAACGCACATCTGTCTCCTCTGCAAACGCCCTCCACAATTCTAAAGATCGGGATGTAGAGGTGGAGGATTTCGAACTGGagccagccagcagcagcacacaacaacaacaacaacaagaagcCATCCAGCTTCCCCACACAGACTCTGAGCCTCCTGCTGAATCCCCTCCgtgtgagaaagaggaagaaaccAGCCTCGGCCAGGTCCATCAACCCAGCAACGAGTGTGAGGAGCGAGATTAG